The following coding sequences lie in one Funiculus sociatus GB2-C1 genomic window:
- the urtE gene encoding urea ABC transporter ATP-binding subunit UrtE, which translates to MLQITGLNVYYGESHILWDVDLSVPAGQMVCLIGRNGVGKTTLLKTIMGLIKPRTGTITFAGNLINANSTDQRAKLGIGYVPQGREIIPRLTVKENLLLGLEARRDRARSQEIPEEIFALFPVLKSMLSRMGGDLSGGQQQQLAIARALMGKPQLLVLDEPTEGIQPSIILEIEAAVRRIVESTGISVLLVEQHLHFVRQADRYYAMQKGGIVASGSTSELSQDVIERFLAV; encoded by the coding sequence ATGCTGCAAATTACTGGTTTAAATGTTTACTACGGTGAAAGTCACATTCTCTGGGATGTAGATTTGAGCGTACCTGCGGGACAAATGGTTTGTCTAATTGGCCGCAATGGCGTTGGTAAAACTACTTTGCTCAAGACAATTATGGGGTTGATAAAGCCCCGCACAGGCACGATTACTTTTGCAGGTAATTTGATAAATGCCAACTCGACCGATCAAAGAGCAAAGCTGGGGATTGGCTATGTTCCCCAAGGACGGGAAATTATTCCGCGTTTGACAGTGAAGGAAAATCTATTGCTAGGTTTGGAAGCTAGACGCGATCGCGCACGCAGTCAAGAAATTCCAGAGGAAATCTTTGCCCTTTTTCCAGTCTTAAAATCCATGCTTTCGCGCATGGGTGGCGACTTGAGTGGAGGACAACAACAACAACTAGCGATCGCACGCGCTTTGATGGGAAAACCGCAGTTACTCGTATTAGACGAACCCACCGAAGGCATCCAACCATCTATCATTTTGGAGATAGAAGCCGCAGTGCGCCGGATTGTTGAATCTACAGGAATTTCTGTTTTATTAGTAGAACAACACTTGCATTTTGTGCGCCAAGCAGATCGTTATTATGCAATGCAAAAAGGCGGCATTGTTGCCTCT
- the urtD gene encoding urea ABC transporter ATP-binding protein UrtD, producing the protein MNNKILETENVTVSFDGFKALNNLNFNMDVGELRVVIGPNGAGKTTFLDVITGKVKPTEGRVLFKGRNVKAFSEYQIARLGIGRKFQTPRIYLNLTPRENLEIACNHNKNALFTLFSRPSSAEHSKAIALLETIGLTAKSDILAGLLSHGEKQRLEIGMLVAQSPDLLLVDEPVAGLTDEETENIGNLLLALAQSHSILVIEHDMEFVRQIARKVTVLHEGSVLCEGSIEEVQNDPRVIEVYLGQQLVS; encoded by the coding sequence ATGAACAATAAAATACTAGAAACTGAAAATGTAACTGTTAGTTTTGATGGATTTAAAGCACTAAACAACCTCAATTTCAACATGGATGTTGGAGAATTGCGAGTGGTAATTGGCCCCAATGGTGCAGGTAAAACAACATTTCTGGATGTCATCACTGGCAAGGTAAAACCGACAGAAGGGCGAGTGCTATTCAAGGGGAGAAATGTTAAAGCTTTCTCAGAATATCAAATCGCCCGTTTGGGAATTGGCCGCAAATTCCAAACCCCCCGCATTTACTTGAATCTAACACCACGCGAAAATTTAGAAATCGCTTGCAATCACAATAAAAATGCTCTCTTTACCCTATTTAGTCGTCCCTCTAGTGCTGAACATAGCAAAGCGATCGCGTTGCTAGAAACCATTGGGTTGACGGCTAAATCAGATATTCTTGCTGGGTTACTTTCTCACGGAGAAAAGCAACGTCTGGAAATTGGGATGTTAGTCGCTCAATCTCCTGATTTGTTGCTTGTTGATGAACCTGTGGCTGGGTTAACTGATGAAGAAACCGAAAACATTGGTAATTTACTTCTAGCTCTAGCTCAAAGTCATTCTATTCTTGTGATTGAGCATGATATGGAATTTGTCCGCCAAATTGCTCGTAAAGTTACGGTACTGCACGAGGGTTCAGTCTTGTGTGAAGGAAGCATTGAGGAAGTGCAGAATGATCCTCGCGTGATTGAAGTTTATTTGGGACAGCAATTAGTGTCTTGA